Proteins from a genomic interval of Synechococcus sp. A15-28:
- the hemC gene encoding hydroxymethylbilane synthase, with translation MALTELRIASRRSQLAMVQTNWVKSELEKAHPGLKITVEAMATQGDKILDVALAKIGDKGLFTKELEVQMLVDRADIAVHSLKDLPTNLPEGLMLGCITEREDPADALVVNAKNQAYKLETLPEGAVVGTSSLRRLAQLRHHYPHLIFKDVRGNVITRLEKLDRGDYDCLILAAAGLGRLGFADRIHQLIPGDISLHAVGQGALGIECVEGKPEVLEAIKVLEHSTTSRRCLAERAFLRELEGGCQVPIGVNSQINNDELVLTGMVASLDGKRLIRDQASGAANEPESIGIELAGKLKQQGAGAILKEIFDEVRPEA, from the coding sequence ATGGCTCTCACCGAACTGCGCATCGCCTCACGACGCAGCCAGCTGGCCATGGTGCAGACCAACTGGGTCAAGTCGGAACTGGAGAAGGCCCATCCGGGCTTGAAGATCACTGTTGAGGCCATGGCCACCCAGGGCGACAAGATCCTGGATGTCGCCCTGGCCAAGATCGGCGACAAGGGCCTGTTCACCAAGGAACTGGAAGTCCAGATGCTGGTGGATCGTGCAGACATCGCCGTCCACTCCCTCAAGGATCTCCCAACCAACCTTCCCGAAGGCCTGATGCTCGGCTGCATCACCGAACGGGAAGACCCCGCTGACGCGCTGGTGGTGAATGCCAAGAATCAGGCCTACAAACTCGAGACGCTTCCCGAAGGAGCGGTGGTGGGAACCAGTTCCCTGCGCCGCCTGGCACAGCTCCGGCACCACTACCCGCACCTGATCTTCAAGGACGTGCGGGGCAATGTGATCACCCGACTGGAGAAATTGGACCGCGGCGATTACGACTGCCTGATCCTGGCCGCCGCTGGACTCGGCCGCCTTGGCTTCGCCGATCGGATTCACCAACTGATCCCTGGCGACATCTCCCTGCACGCCGTTGGACAGGGAGCCCTTGGGATTGAATGCGTGGAGGGCAAGCCTGAAGTACTGGAGGCGATCAAAGTGCTGGAGCACAGCACCACCTCCCGTCGCTGTCTGGCGGAACGTGCCTTCCTGCGGGAGCTGGAGGGCGGTTGCCAGGTGCCGATCGGCGTCAACAGCCAGATCAACAACGATGAGCTCGTCCTCACGGGGATGGTGGCCAGCCTCGATGGCAAGCGTCTGATCCGTGATCAAGCCAGTGGTGCTGCAAATGAGCCCGAGTCCATCGGTATCGAACTGGCCGGCAAGCTCAAGCAGCAGGGCGCAGGGGCCATCCTGAAGGAAATCTTCGACGAGGTCCGCCCTGAAGCCTGA
- the rpoD gene encoding RNA polymerase sigma factor RpoD: MSPAATKTAKPDIVLLANSEGEVSEVAPEAETKKAPARRSSSKASAKDLTAAADELLAAADPKKAEAAKAAPKSSAKKSTAKSATAKKPAAKKATAKKASSKTGADAAAAPANAVVAKPEIVLSPEEKAKAIAAEKAAKAKALASIKIGPKGVYTEDSIRVYLQEIGRIRLLRPDEEIELARKIADLLHLEELAAQFESDNGREPDKKEWAALVEMPLIRFRRRLMLGRRAKEKMVQSNLRLVVSIAKKYMNRGLSFQDLIQEGSLGLIRAAEKFDHEKGYKFSTYATWWIRQAITRAIADQSRTIRLPVHLYETISRIKKTTKVLSQEFGRKPTEEEIAESMEMTIEKLRFIAKSAQLPISLETPIGKEEDSRLGDFIEADIENPEQDVAKNLLREDLEGVLATLSPRERDVLRLRYGLDDGRMKTLEEIGQIFDVTRERIRQIEAKALRKLRHPNRNGVLKEYIK, translated from the coding sequence ATGAGCCCTGCCGCCACCAAAACAGCCAAGCCGGACATCGTTCTGCTGGCCAACTCCGAAGGAGAGGTGAGTGAGGTCGCGCCCGAGGCTGAAACAAAAAAAGCACCGGCACGGCGCAGCAGCAGCAAAGCCAGCGCCAAGGACCTGACGGCCGCGGCCGATGAGCTTCTGGCAGCAGCCGACCCCAAGAAAGCGGAAGCAGCCAAGGCAGCTCCAAAATCCAGCGCGAAGAAATCCACGGCCAAGTCTGCGACCGCCAAGAAACCTGCCGCCAAGAAGGCCACAGCCAAAAAAGCCAGCAGTAAAACCGGCGCAGACGCTGCTGCGGCTCCTGCCAATGCGGTGGTGGCCAAGCCTGAGATCGTCTTGTCTCCGGAGGAGAAGGCCAAAGCCATCGCTGCTGAAAAGGCTGCCAAAGCCAAAGCTTTGGCCAGCATCAAGATCGGCCCCAAGGGCGTCTACACCGAAGACTCCATCCGGGTTTACCTGCAGGAAATCGGCCGCATCCGCCTGTTGCGACCGGATGAGGAGATTGAGCTGGCACGAAAAATCGCTGATCTCCTCCACCTTGAGGAGCTCGCTGCGCAGTTCGAGAGTGACAACGGCCGGGAACCCGACAAGAAGGAGTGGGCGGCTCTTGTGGAAATGCCCCTGATCCGCTTCCGTCGGCGTCTGATGCTGGGCCGCAGGGCCAAGGAAAAGATGGTGCAGTCCAACCTGCGCCTGGTGGTGTCGATCGCCAAGAAGTACATGAACCGGGGCCTGAGCTTCCAGGACCTGATTCAGGAAGGCAGCCTCGGCCTGATTCGTGCTGCCGAGAAGTTCGATCACGAGAAGGGCTACAAGTTCTCCACCTACGCCACCTGGTGGATCCGTCAGGCGATCACCCGTGCCATCGCCGACCAGAGCCGCACCATCCGCCTGCCGGTGCACCTCTACGAGACCATTTCCCGGATCAAGAAAACCACCAAGGTCCTGAGCCAGGAATTCGGTCGTAAGCCGACAGAAGAAGAGATCGCTGAATCGATGGAAATGACCATCGAGAAGCTGCGGTTCATCGCCAAGAGCGCTCAGTTGCCGATTTCTCTGGAGACGCCGATCGGCAAGGAGGAGGATTCACGCCTGGGCGACTTCATCGAAGCCGACATTGAGAACCCTGAACAGGACGTGGCCAAAAATCTTCTTCGTGAAGATCTCGAAGGAGTTCTCGCCACCCTCAGCCCCCGCGAACGGGATGTGCTCCGCCTGCGTTACGGCCTGGATGACGGCCGGATGAAAACCCTCGAAGAGATCGGCCAGATCTTCGATGTGACCCGCGAACGCATCCGTCAAATTGAAGCCAAGGCCTTGCGCAAACTGCGCCACCCCAACCGCAACGGCGTCCTCAAGGAGTACATCAAATAG
- a CDS encoding precorrin-6A/cobalt-precorrin-6A reductase, which produces MQGRGNGQGRIWLLSGTGEGPPLAATLLRHGWRVEVSVVTPSAARAYAGLDLDRIAVGPLQGEEAIEAALKGGDVFRWVIDATHPFAVRISTDLARACAECRQPLLRLQRPLEHGGAVQLLNQIGDLAGIDLNGRRLLLALGGRHLPAVHSAAVAVGAEVYARCLPSADGLRAALAAGLPPDQLAVVRPLQGACAGAIERALCRRWRITDVICRQSGGVTERLWRGLSADLNLRLLMLRRPDSPAGVETVESEVSLMKRIQSPQRPCADG; this is translated from the coding sequence ATGCAAGGTCGGGGGAATGGCCAGGGGCGGATCTGGTTGCTGTCGGGGACCGGTGAGGGCCCACCTTTGGCGGCAACTCTCCTGCGGCATGGATGGCGGGTTGAGGTGAGTGTGGTGACCCCATCCGCCGCCCGCGCCTATGCCGGGCTTGATCTGGATCGGATCGCTGTCGGACCACTCCAGGGTGAGGAGGCCATCGAGGCTGCTCTGAAGGGGGGTGATGTCTTTCGCTGGGTGATTGATGCGACCCACCCCTTTGCAGTGCGCATCAGCACGGATCTGGCCCGGGCCTGTGCCGAGTGCCGCCAGCCCCTGCTGCGGCTGCAACGGCCGCTGGAGCATGGAGGTGCTGTGCAGCTGCTGAATCAGATCGGTGACCTGGCAGGAATCGATCTCAACGGCCGGCGTCTGCTTTTGGCTCTGGGGGGGCGGCACCTTCCTGCCGTGCACAGTGCTGCCGTCGCGGTGGGCGCCGAGGTCTATGCCCGTTGTCTCCCCTCCGCAGATGGTCTCCGGGCGGCGCTGGCGGCCGGATTGCCGCCGGATCAGCTGGCGGTGGTCCGGCCGCTGCAGGGGGCCTGTGCCGGCGCGATCGAACGGGCCCTCTGTCGCCGCTGGCGGATCACGGATGTGATCTGCCGGCAATCGGGTGGTGTCACGGAGCGCCTTTGGCGCGGTCTGTCGGCGGATCTGAACCTGCGGCTGCTGATGCTGCGTCGTCCTGACTCCCCCGCAGGTGTGGAGACTGTGGAGAGTGAAGTCAGCCTGATGAAGCGGATTCAGAGCCCTCAACGTCCCTGCGCTGATGGCTGA
- a CDS encoding single-stranded DNA-binding protein, producing MNHCVLEVEVIDAPTVRYTQDNQTPIAEMQVRFDPLREGDQPGELKVVGWGNLAQELQNRVQVGQRLMLEGRLRMNTVPRQDGMKEKRAEFTLARMHPIGQGQASTPKPQQQQPSPTAAAAPPAKAEPEAASWNAAPLVPDTDEIPF from the coding sequence ATGAACCACTGCGTGCTGGAAGTAGAGGTGATCGACGCGCCGACGGTTCGTTACACCCAGGACAACCAGACCCCCATCGCCGAAATGCAGGTTCGGTTCGACCCGCTTCGGGAGGGCGATCAGCCCGGTGAACTCAAGGTGGTGGGATGGGGAAATCTGGCCCAGGAACTTCAGAACCGCGTTCAGGTGGGCCAGCGGCTGATGCTGGAAGGTCGCCTGCGGATGAACACCGTTCCGCGCCAGGACGGGATGAAAGAGAAGCGTGCGGAATTCACCCTGGCGCGCATGCACCCAATCGGTCAGGGGCAGGCATCCACTCCGAAACCACAGCAACAGCAACCCTCGCCAACGGCAGCTGCTGCTCCACCAGCCAAAGCGGAACCTGAGGCCGCAAGTTGGAATGCCGCCCCCCTGGTGCCGGATACGGACGAGATTCCGTTCTGA
- a CDS encoding DUF2854 domain-containing protein, whose protein sequence is MKDLLSPGSLVTVGGGVLTVVGGVAYATGSANLSLPTIFYGIPILLGGLALKSSELPPARRVTPKTQLKTEREQAAPELGKLLGDVTRWRYGQKAHLESSLEALKLWDEDNPPSLTEIEELSSDAGYGLRLRFEGNAVPMDRWEEKLDRLGRFFAEGMRAELSAVDQTCFDLKLLPDA, encoded by the coding sequence ATGAAAGATCTGTTGTCTCCCGGCAGCCTTGTCACCGTTGGCGGTGGCGTTCTCACCGTGGTGGGTGGCGTGGCTTACGCCACCGGAAGCGCCAACCTGAGCCTGCCAACCATCTTTTACGGAATTCCGATTCTGCTGGGGGGCCTGGCGCTGAAGTCATCGGAACTTCCTCCCGCCAGACGGGTCACCCCAAAGACGCAGCTGAAGACGGAACGAGAACAGGCGGCACCCGAGCTGGGCAAGCTGCTGGGGGATGTGACCCGTTGGCGCTACGGGCAGAAGGCCCATCTGGAATCGTCCCTTGAGGCTCTCAAGCTCTGGGATGAGGACAACCCACCTTCGCTGACAGAAATCGAGGAGCTGTCGTCCGATGCGGGCTATGGCCTGCGGCTTCGATTTGAAGGCAACGCCGTCCCAATGGATCGCTGGGAAGAGAAGCTGGATCGTCTGGGCCGTTTTTTCGCCGAGGGGATGAGGGCGGAACTGAGCGCCGTTGATCAAACCTGTTTCGATCTGAAGCTGCTGCCTGATGCCTGA
- the priA gene encoding primosomal protein N', with protein sequence MKFSGLCNPADAPFDLVEVWLEAGREGSTFTYSADQTLGLKAGDLVRVRLRGRPLHGLVVSQRTPAPDSTVPGKVQAVERLIQRAAVDPRWRLWLEGVAERCHLSVFRTLKAALPPGWLGQARSLSEGRALLWVERVQPPEPTPSLTPRQQDLLGALDAAGAGLWQRSLEASGFSPAMVRSLETKGWVRRERRIQSAGPSSTTPLEAARPLTREQEQVMQCFKAVPDGEGMLLWGITGSGKTEVYLQLAEQELAAGRHVLMLTPEIGLIPQLVDRCRRRFGSRVLEYHSGCRDRERLQVWRRCLEPDQPLLVVGTRSAVFIPLTPLGLVVLDEEHDSSYKQDAPMPCYHARDLAFDRIGADGGRLVLGSATPSLDSWVQLRPDGPLHLGRLTQRISQQSLPPVHVVDMRHELADGHRRLISRPLMERLAALPEKGEQAVILVPRRGYSPFLGCRSCGEVVMCPNCDVALTVHRGSGGREWLRCHWCDHRDDIGNRCSHCGSTAFKPFGAGTQRVMELLAGELDGLRLLRFDRDSTGGRDGHRRLLDRFASGEADVLIGTQMLAKGMDLPQVTLAAVLAADGLLHRPDLRASEQALQLLMQLAGRAGRGERPGQVLVQTYCPDHPVIRHLVDGRYEDFLAQEEQLRREAGLVPFSRACLLRLSGESASATATAASVLAERVRPLCRDRGWWLLGPAPAPVARVARRSRWQLLLHGPVGSALPLPPGQTLWDELPRGVALAVDPDPLEL encoded by the coding sequence ATGAAGTTTTCAGGCCTTTGCAACCCAGCTGACGCGCCGTTTGACCTCGTTGAGGTCTGGCTCGAGGCTGGGCGTGAAGGCAGCACGTTCACCTACAGCGCCGATCAGACCCTTGGATTGAAGGCGGGCGATCTGGTGCGGGTGCGGTTGAGGGGCCGACCTCTGCATGGACTGGTGGTCTCCCAGCGCACTCCAGCTCCGGATTCCACGGTGCCCGGCAAGGTGCAGGCGGTGGAGCGTCTCATTCAGCGGGCGGCTGTGGACCCTCGGTGGCGCCTCTGGCTTGAGGGTGTGGCTGAGCGCTGTCATCTCAGCGTGTTCCGGACGCTGAAAGCGGCCCTTCCCCCCGGTTGGCTGGGCCAGGCTCGCTCCCTTTCGGAGGGGCGTGCCCTGTTGTGGGTGGAGCGGGTGCAGCCTCCTGAGCCCACTCCCAGCCTCACTCCCCGTCAGCAGGATCTTCTCGGTGCGCTCGATGCCGCAGGGGCAGGACTGTGGCAGCGCTCGTTGGAAGCATCGGGGTTCAGCCCCGCGATGGTCCGTTCCCTGGAAACGAAGGGCTGGGTTCGCCGGGAGCGGCGCATCCAGTCCGCAGGCCCGTCATCCACCACTCCGCTGGAGGCCGCCAGGCCCCTCACCCGCGAGCAGGAGCAGGTGATGCAGTGCTTCAAGGCCGTTCCCGATGGAGAGGGGATGCTGCTCTGGGGCATCACCGGTTCCGGCAAGACGGAGGTGTACCTGCAGTTGGCGGAGCAGGAGTTGGCGGCCGGCCGTCACGTGCTGATGCTCACCCCAGAGATCGGCCTGATTCCGCAGTTGGTGGATCGGTGTCGGCGCCGCTTCGGCTCCAGGGTTCTCGAATATCACAGCGGATGTCGTGATCGGGAGCGCCTCCAGGTGTGGCGCCGCTGCCTGGAGCCCGATCAGCCGTTGCTGGTGGTGGGAACGCGCTCCGCGGTGTTCATTCCACTGACGCCGCTGGGGTTGGTGGTGCTGGATGAGGAACACGACAGTTCCTACAAGCAGGATGCCCCGATGCCCTGTTATCACGCCAGGGATCTGGCCTTCGATCGGATCGGTGCTGATGGTGGGCGTCTGGTGCTGGGCAGCGCCACCCCATCCCTGGACAGCTGGGTGCAACTTCGTCCCGATGGGCCATTGCATCTGGGGCGGTTGACCCAGCGGATCTCCCAGCAGTCCCTTCCTCCGGTCCATGTGGTGGACATGCGGCATGAGCTTGCCGATGGCCACCGTCGACTGATCAGTCGTCCGCTGATGGAGCGGTTGGCGGCGCTGCCGGAGAAGGGGGAACAGGCGGTGATTCTGGTGCCGAGACGGGGCTACAGCCCGTTTCTGGGGTGCCGCAGCTGCGGGGAGGTGGTGATGTGCCCCAACTGTGATGTGGCGCTCACGGTCCATCGCGGTTCCGGCGGTCGTGAGTGGCTGCGGTGTCACTGGTGTGATCACCGGGATGACATCGGCAACCGCTGCTCCCATTGCGGATCCACCGCCTTCAAACCCTTTGGCGCTGGAACCCAGAGGGTCATGGAGTTGCTCGCTGGGGAATTGGACGGGCTGCGGTTGCTTCGCTTCGACCGGGACTCCACCGGCGGCCGTGATGGGCACCGACGCTTGCTGGATCGCTTTGCCTCCGGCGAGGCGGATGTGTTGATCGGAACCCAGATGCTGGCCAAGGGCATGGACCTTCCCCAGGTGACGCTGGCGGCGGTGCTGGCAGCCGATGGCCTGTTGCACCGGCCCGATTTACGGGCCTCCGAGCAGGCTCTGCAATTGCTGATGCAGCTGGCGGGTCGCGCCGGGCGGGGGGAACGCCCCGGTCAGGTGCTGGTGCAGACCTACTGCCCGGACCATCCAGTGATTCGCCACCTGGTGGATGGCCGCTACGAAGATTTCCTGGCCCAGGAGGAGCAGTTGCGGCGGGAGGCGGGGCTGGTTCCATTCAGCCGCGCCTGTCTGCTGCGGTTGTCCGGTGAGTCCGCCAGCGCCACAGCCACGGCCGCATCGGTTCTGGCGGAGCGGGTTCGACCTCTCTGTCGCGACCGTGGCTGGTGGTTGCTGGGGCCGGCGCCAGCCCCGGTGGCACGGGTGGCTAGGCGCAGCCGTTGGCAGTTGCTGCTCCATGGTCCGGTGGGCTCCGCACTGCCGCTTCCCCCTGGACAGACCCTCTGGGACGAACTTCCCCGCGGTGTGGCTCTTGCTGTGGACCCTGATCCGCTGGAGTTGTAG
- the cutA gene encoding divalent-cation tolerance protein CutA: MADPSPLMLVLTTEGDLARAEALAEALLERRLVACVSLQPLQSLYRWKGELQRETEVQLLLKTSTHQLQRLQEAVMEMHSYDTPEWLAWPAEASAGYGDWALEQLSSDGPQPDPAGIPGDGPPAE, translated from the coding sequence ATGGCTGACCCCTCGCCTCTGATGCTGGTGCTGACCACGGAGGGGGATCTGGCCAGGGCGGAGGCCCTGGCCGAGGCTCTGTTGGAACGCCGATTGGTGGCCTGTGTCTCCTTGCAGCCACTCCAGTCGCTGTACCGCTGGAAAGGTGAGCTCCAGCGTGAGACGGAGGTGCAATTGCTGCTTAAAACAAGCACCCATCAATTGCAGAGGCTGCAGGAGGCCGTGATGGAGATGCACAGCTACGACACCCCTGAATGGTTGGCCTGGCCGGCGGAGGCCTCCGCCGGCTATGGCGACTGGGCTTTGGAGCAGCTCAGTTCAGATGGGCCGCAGCCAGATCCCGCAGGGATACCTGGGGACGGGCCCCCAGCTGAGTGA
- a CDS encoding adenosine kinase, producing MTRFPGSCSLDVVGIGNAIVDVLVQTDDSFLTEHGLQKGGMALIDEQQAETLYTASGPGLETSGGSVANTMVGIAQLGGRAGFIGRVRNDQLGGIFSHDIRAVGARFDTPAATTGATTARCLIYVTPDAERTMCTFLGASTQLEPDDLDLSMVRDTKVLYLEGYLWDSPAAKRAFIAAAEVCREAGGQVALSLSDGFCVDRHRDSFLELVNGHVDVLFANEVEIKSLYETDDFETALEKVGGCCSVIAITRGGEGSVVLSGDQRWNIGIFGLGELVDTTGAGDLYAGGFLHGYTQGESMERCGQLGALCAGQIVTQLGARPQVSLRDLAAAHLN from the coding sequence ATGACCCGCTTCCCCGGCAGCTGCAGCCTCGATGTGGTGGGCATCGGTAACGCCATCGTGGATGTTTTGGTGCAGACCGATGACAGCTTTCTGACGGAACACGGCCTCCAGAAGGGCGGAATGGCCCTGATCGATGAACAACAGGCTGAGACCCTGTACACCGCCAGTGGTCCCGGACTGGAAACCTCCGGAGGTTCCGTGGCCAACACCATGGTGGGAATTGCCCAGCTCGGTGGGCGAGCCGGCTTCATCGGTCGGGTGCGCAATGACCAGCTCGGCGGCATCTTCAGCCACGACATCCGTGCGGTCGGAGCCCGTTTCGACACACCTGCGGCCACCACGGGAGCCACCACGGCCCGCTGCCTGATCTACGTCACCCCCGACGCGGAACGAACCATGTGCACGTTCCTCGGGGCCTCCACCCAGTTGGAGCCCGATGATCTCGACCTCTCGATGGTGCGCGACACCAAGGTGCTGTACCTGGAGGGCTACCTCTGGGACAGCCCGGCCGCCAAGCGTGCCTTCATCGCCGCGGCGGAGGTATGCCGTGAGGCCGGTGGCCAGGTCGCCCTTTCGCTCTCAGACGGCTTCTGCGTCGACCGCCATCGCGATAGCTTCCTCGAGCTGGTGAATGGTCATGTGGATGTTCTGTTCGCCAATGAGGTGGAGATCAAGTCCCTGTACGAAACCGATGATTTCGAAACCGCCCTGGAGAAGGTGGGCGGTTGCTGCTCTGTGATTGCCATCACCCGTGGAGGGGAGGGATCTGTGGTGCTCAGCGGCGACCAACGCTGGAACATCGGCATCTTCGGCCTGGGGGAGCTGGTGGACACCACAGGGGCCGGAGACCTCTACGCCGGCGGATTTCTGCACGGTTACACCCAGGGAGAATCCATGGAGCGCTGTGGTCAGCTGGGGGCCCTCTGCGCCGGGCAGATCGTCACTCAGCTGGGGGCCCGTCCCCAGGTATCCCTGCGGGATCTGGCTGCGGCCCATCTGAACTGA
- a CDS encoding DUF3153 domain-containing protein: MNEQQAPLDLTAAETALERGDYGQCLELLTPLAEARPLPDPEGARVRLLMVTALMGRGQDQEALTICQLLSRSGEPQLRQQARQLLTILEAPSLDRPERWSMRLPPLSIQASGDAAPLPARRRHSRKPPPPPPPPPPPPTGPTQAPALGFAVLVTAVLLALTVVLSGCVHMQADLTSPAPDRLQLTWEIQSSTDQLLPWQQRFEKKLEPLRSDLTLDHPHPGAQRITTAALPSATFRSTLIQALALLSNSAGIDLPPPQIRLIERNWLVGVQQRLSLRLDLDQLPELPGFDLALELNQGQVSQTLHGGESIDLEVRSWRWNPLGLGSLVVAVLLLLSLLLQGVRRRLGFGFPELPS, encoded by the coding sequence GTGAACGAGCAACAGGCTCCGCTGGACCTCACGGCCGCTGAAACCGCACTGGAACGCGGCGACTACGGCCAGTGCCTGGAGCTGTTGACCCCGTTGGCGGAAGCACGGCCCCTACCGGATCCCGAGGGGGCCAGAGTCCGGCTGTTGATGGTCACGGCCCTGATGGGTCGGGGGCAGGACCAGGAGGCCCTCACCATCTGTCAGCTGCTGAGCCGTTCCGGTGAACCACAGCTCCGCCAGCAGGCCCGCCAGTTGCTGACAATCCTCGAAGCCCCCTCGTTGGACCGTCCGGAGCGGTGGTCCATGCGGCTTCCGCCCCTATCGATCCAGGCCAGTGGCGACGCCGCGCCGCTGCCGGCCCGACGACGTCACTCGCGCAAACCGCCGCCGCCACCGCCGCCGCCACCGCCGCCGCCCACAGGCCCCACCCAGGCTCCAGCCCTGGGGTTCGCCGTCCTGGTCACCGCCGTGCTGCTGGCCCTGACCGTGGTTCTCAGCGGTTGCGTTCATATGCAGGCCGACCTCACCAGCCCAGCACCGGATCGCCTGCAGCTCACCTGGGAGATCCAGAGCAGCACAGACCAACTCCTTCCCTGGCAGCAACGGTTTGAAAAGAAGCTGGAGCCGCTCCGGTCCGATCTGACGCTGGACCATCCCCATCCAGGGGCTCAGCGGATCACCACCGCAGCCCTGCCATCGGCGACCTTCCGATCAACTCTTATCCAGGCCCTTGCACTCTTGAGCAACAGTGCCGGGATTGACCTGCCTCCCCCTCAGATCCGGCTGATCGAGCGCAACTGGCTTGTCGGAGTACAGCAGCGATTGAGCCTGCGCCTGGATCTCGATCAACTGCCTGAGCTGCCTGGCTTTGATCTGGCCCTTGAACTGAACCAAGGGCAAGTGAGCCAAACCCTTCATGGGGGGGAGTCCATCGACCTTGAGGTCAGAAGCTGGCGTTGGAACCCTCTGGGCCTGGGCAGCCTTGTGGTGGCGGTTCTGCTGCTGCTGAGTCTTCTGCTGCAGGGGGTTCGACGCCGTCTCGGATTCGGGTTCCCGGAACTCCCCTCCTGA
- a CDS encoding DUF6561 domain-containing protein — translation MPGPVVNGVRQSTLSSSSLSDGSPEEPRLPLMAEGTIRLLLLSSGDLLMARLRTTTDSDGQPAYQLIRPRRVQGKEGATEGFTLAPFLSGLTPQSNVVLFKHAVASVLEPDGMLLQAYATQTSQECPLEETPVERLKRAFQEFTENFEE, via the coding sequence ATGCCAGGTCCAGTTGTGAACGGTGTACGCCAATCCACGTTGTCCAGTTCCTCATTATCCGATGGTTCCCCGGAAGAGCCCCGGCTGCCCCTGATGGCGGAGGGCACGATCCGTTTGCTGCTGTTGAGCAGTGGTGATCTGCTGATGGCACGGTTGCGCACCACGACCGACAGTGATGGTCAGCCCGCTTATCAGTTGATCCGTCCCCGGCGGGTGCAAGGGAAGGAAGGCGCCACCGAAGGCTTCACGTTGGCCCCCTTCCTCAGCGGACTCACTCCTCAGAGCAACGTGGTGTTGTTCAAACATGCTGTGGCATCGGTTCTCGAACCCGACGGGATGCTCCTGCAGGCTTACGCAACCCAGACCTCCCAGGAATGCCCCTTGGAAGAAACACCGGTGGAGCGGCTCAAGCGGGCCTTTCAGGAGTTCACGGAGAATTTCGAGGAGTGA
- the argB gene encoding acetylglutamate kinase, with protein MPEPMQSGDDALRVSVLSEALPYIQRFSGRRIVIKYGGAAMAHAELREAVFRDLALLACVGVQPVVVHGGGPEINQWLKRLEIPAEFRDGLRVTDADTMDVVEMVLVGRVNKQIVNGLNQLGTRAVGLSGSDGRLVEARPWGDGSHGLVGDVARVNPDVLEPLLERGYVPVISSVAATPDDGRAHNINADTVAGELAAALEAEKLILLTDTPGILKDRDDPDSLIRKLRLSEARQLIDDGVVAGGMTPKTECCIRALAQGVSAAHIVDGRVPHALLLEVFTDAGIGTMVVGRG; from the coding sequence ATGCCTGAGCCGATGCAATCCGGGGACGATGCCCTGAGGGTGTCGGTGCTGAGTGAAGCGCTGCCGTACATCCAGAGGTTCTCTGGGCGCCGCATCGTGATCAAGTACGGCGGTGCAGCCATGGCCCATGCCGAACTGCGCGAGGCGGTGTTCCGGGATCTCGCCCTGCTGGCCTGTGTCGGAGTGCAGCCGGTGGTGGTGCATGGAGGTGGCCCGGAAATCAACCAATGGCTCAAACGCCTGGAGATCCCTGCCGAATTTCGCGACGGCCTGCGGGTCACCGATGCCGACACGATGGATGTGGTGGAGATGGTGCTGGTCGGGCGGGTCAACAAGCAGATCGTCAACGGACTCAACCAGCTCGGAACGCGGGCCGTCGGCCTGAGCGGCAGCGACGGCAGGTTGGTGGAGGCACGCCCTTGGGGCGACGGCAGCCATGGGTTGGTGGGTGATGTGGCCCGCGTCAACCCGGATGTGCTGGAGCCTCTGCTGGAACGCGGCTACGTGCCGGTGATCTCCAGCGTTGCCGCCACCCCGGATGACGGCCGCGCTCACAACATCAACGCCGACACCGTGGCCGGCGAGCTGGCGGCAGCTCTCGAGGCCGAGAAGTTGATCCTGCTCACCGACACCCCTGGGATCCTGAAGGATCGGGACGATCCAGATTCTCTGATCCGTAAGTTGCGCCTCTCGGAGGCCCGTCAACTCATCGATGATGGTGTGGTGGCCGGTGGGATGACCCCGAAGACCGAGTGCTGCATTCGGGCCCTCGCACAAGGCGTTTCAGCAGCTCACATCGTCGATGGACGGGTGCCCCATGCTCTGCTGCTGGAGGTGTTCACCGACGCCGGCATCGGCACGATGGTGGTGGGACGCGGCTGA